In Dryocola sp. LX212, the genomic stretch GCGTTCAGGTAAAGCCAAAGGGGCAACGGGCCGTCCGGTAGCGCTGCTGTCACAATTCCTGTTGAATCGCTCCGGATTTAACGGCGAAGAGTAAGCGATAATTTTGTAGCGAAAAGGGTGGATGACGCTTTGCTTATCCACCCTACGAAACAGCTAAATCGAAGATGCGAGTAAAATGAAAAACGCGACGTTCTACCTGCTGGACAACGACACCCATATTGATGGGCTGAGCGCTGTTGAGCAAAGGGTGTGTGAACTTGCGGCAGAATGTTTTCGGGCAGGTAAGCGCGTGCTGATTGCCTGTGTGGATGAGCAGCAGGCTATCCGCCTGGACGAAGCGCTCTGGCAGCGCGATGCCAGCGCCTTTGTTCCCCACAATCTTGCCGGTGAAGGCCCACGTTACGGCGCCCCGGTAGAGTTAGCCTGGCCCGCGCGACGCGGCAGCTCTTCTCGCGATATCCTGATAAGCCTGCTGCCACAGTTCGCAGATTTTGCCACCGCTTTCCATGAAGTGATAGACTTCGTTCCTTACGAAGACACTCAAAAACAACTGGCCCGTGAGCGCTATAAGGCGTACCGCGTTGCTGGTTTCCACTTGACTACGGCGACTCATACCCCGCCGGGAACGACATAGCAGACAATGGAAAAGACATATAACCCGCAAGACATCGAACAGCCGCTTTACGAGCACTGGGAAGAGCAGGGCTACTTCAAGCCTAATGGCGACACCAGCCAGGAAAGCTTCTGCATCATGATCCCACCGCCGAACGTTACCGGCAGCTTGCATATGGGTCACGCCTTCCAGCAGACGATCATGGACACCATGATCCGCTACC encodes the following:
- a CDS encoding DNA polymerase III subunit chi translates to MKNATFYLLDNDTHIDGLSAVEQRVCELAAECFRAGKRVLIACVDEQQAIRLDEALWQRDASAFVPHNLAGEGPRYGAPVELAWPARRGSSSRDILISLLPQFADFATAFHEVIDFVPYEDTQKQLARERYKAYRVAGFHLTTATHTPPGTT